Within Epilithonimonas zeae, the genomic segment AGCAGAATATGAGAAAGCTTTGAAAGCTTCTCAGATTCTTTTCGGACAATCTACAACAGAGGATTTGGTAAGTCTAGACGAAGAATTGTTCCTTCAAATTTTTGATGGCGTTCCACAAAAGGAAGTTTCAAAATCTGAATTGGTTGGCAGCAATATCGTTGATTTGATTTCAGAAAAAACAGGTTTCTTAAAATCTAAAGGTGAAGCTAAAAGAGAATTAACAGGAAACGCCATCTCCGTAAACAAAACCAAAGTTGGCGAAGATTATTCGGTTTCAGAAAGTGATTTGATTGATGGAAAATTCCTTCTTCTACAAAAAGGAAAGAAAAATTATTTCATAGTAAAAGGAATCTAAATTTCATCAATCATTAATTAGTTCAATTACATTTTTATTAAATGGCAGTTATCATTTTTATCATAGTACTTTGGTACTCCGGTTTATTTTTTCAGACATTTTTTCTTCACCGTTATGCAGCGCATCAAACATTCAAGATGTCAAAATTTGGTGAAAAATTATGTTATGTTTTAACGTGGGTTACACAAGGTTCTAACTATCTTTCAGCTTATGGTTACGGTGTAATGCACAGATTGCATCACGCTTATGCAGACACGGAAAAAGACCCACACTCTCCAAAATACGATGCTAATTTGTTCGCAATGATGTGGAGAACGAAAAAAATCTATCAACAAATCAATGACCAAAAAGCAAAGATAGAAGAAAAATTCACCAAGAATGTCCCGCAATGGAGAGGCTTTGACAGATTTGCAAGTTCTTGGGGTTCCAGAATCGGATGGGCAGTTTTATACACCGTATTTTTCTACTTTTTCGCAACCGCTTGGTGGCAATGGCTTTTGTTGCCGGTTGCTTATATGATGGCGCCAATCCACGGCGTAATTATCAATTGGTTTGGTCACATCTACGGTTATGTGAACTTCAAAGTTTCTGACACTTCCAAAAATCTCCTTAGGTTTGATTGGTTGATGATGGGAGAAGCTTACCACAACAATCATCACAAACACGGTGGAAGAGCCAATTTCGGAGGCGTAAGATGGCACGAGATTGACGTTACTTATTGCATTATGATTCTTTTGGACAAGATGAAATTAATCAAACTGAATCCTGTCGCAGTTGTAAAAAGAGAAATTTAATTTTAAAATAAATATTTAGGTTAGGCATTTTGTCTAACCTATTTTTTATTGCATTGAACAAGAATATCTATTAATTATAAAATTAGTAATATCTTCGTGTAAAACACAAACTATGCATCCTTTTTCGATAACATTTCACACAGCTGACCATCTTGTATTCAAAATTATTTCTATTCTTCTAGGACTTTTTATTGTTGTGATTTGGGCTTATAACTCATCTCACATCAAACTAGTTTTACGCATAATCATTGGGTTAATTGGAGGAATTGCCGGATATTATATCGCCATATTTTTCTTTGGAATTCTGCAATTTTCTTTTACTACAATTAAAGATAATTTCAGTTCCAATAAATATTCTGCTACGATAATCAAATATGAAAATTTCGTCAGCACAAGCACTTCCAGAGATAGTAGAAGTATTGGCTCAAGAACAAGACGAAACACATTCTACAAACCATTATTAGAATATAAAGATGATAATGGAGTTATTAAAAACACATATGGCGATGTGTCTTTCAGCGACAATAATATAAAATCCGTTGGAGATACAATAGACATCATTGTAGAAAATGGTGAAGCAAGAATGATTACACCTATCAAAATTTTTGCTCTTGTGGTGAACATTATTGTGATTTGCTTTCTTGTGATTTTCTACTACATCCTCTACAGTTACGCGCAAACTCAATCCTTAGAAGACATTGGAACATTCGCTTTGGCAATATTTGGATTTATCATTTTTCCTCTCGCTTTTTGTATTCTTATTTATCTTTTCCTAAATATTGGTTATGATTATTTTTTCCTTGGTAAAAGATATACGGGTAGAAATACAGCAATTGGTGTTTCCGCTTTAGGAATCTTCCTGTTGCTTGGTTTATTTGGATTTATAAAAAGTATTTTTACGAAAAAACGCAAAAAGAAGAAAAAGAAATTATTAAAAATGAATAAAAACCATTAATCACAATTTTATTTTTTTTGATAAAATTTTCACTCATCGAAATAAAAAATACCGTTGAGTTTTCAACGGTATTTTTATTTTTAAATATAATTTCAATTAGATTTTTATCAAACCTAATTCAATCAATCTTTCTCTTAAAAATTCTCCTGCTGTTGCATCAGGGTACAATTTCGGATTATTTTCATCAACACAATTTTCAAGTGCATTCAAAGGCATATCGCTCACCGGATGCATAAAAAATGGAATAGAATATCTCGAAGTTCCCCATAATTCTCTAGGTGGATTGACCACTCTGTGAATCGTGGATTTCAATTTGTTATTAGTATGTCTTGACAACATATCGCCAACATTAATCATCAATTCATCAGGTTCTGCAATCGCATCAATCCATTCACCTTTGTGGTTTTGAACCTGAAGACCTTTCCCTTGAGAACCCATCAAAAGCGTAATCAAATTAATATCTCCGTGAGCAGCAGCTCTTACCGCATCATTCGGTTCTTCGGTAATTGGCGGGTAATGAATTGGTCTAAGGATAGAATTCCCTTCAGCAATTTTATCATCAAAATAAAACTCATCCAAATCCAGATACAAAGCCAAAGCTCTCAAAACATATTTCCCAGTTTTTTCAAGCATCTGGTAAGTTTCTTTCCCAACTTCATTGAACTTTGGAAGTTCTTCCACGATGACATTGTCAGGATATTCGCTTTTGTATTTTGAATCATCCGAAACGTACTGTCCGAAATGCCAAAATTCTTTCAAATCTCCTTTTTTAAAGCCTTTTGCGGTTTCTTTACCAAAACCAACATAACCTCTTTGTCCTCCGATTCCGGGAATCTCGTACTTTAATTTGGTTTCTGTTGGGAGTTGAAAGAAGTTTTTGACTTCTCCATAAAGATTGTCTACGAGTTGGTCATCCAGGAAATGTCCTTTCAGGGCTACAAAACCAATTTCTTCGTAAGCTTTTCCGATTTCATTTACAAATTTCTGTTTGCGTTCCGGGTTGTCCGAAAGGAAATCACGCAGGTCTACACTAGGTATTTTATCCATTTTAGAAATTTTTCGTGGTGCTAAAATACGTTTTTTATAGCACACAAAACTTATAGATAAAAACTATTCAAAATTCTAAGTTCTGTTATTTATCTTTGCACAATGGATTTACAATATCTCGTAAGAGAACCTCAAAATATTACGCCAGAAACGCCCGTTTTGTTTTTGCTTCACGGTTATGGAAGCAATGAAGAAGACCTTTTTAGTTTTGTTCCAACTTTACCGGAAGATTGGTTGGTCATCAGTTTCCGAGCACCGAAAAATTCCAGCTACGGTGGCTATGCTTGGTTTGATATCGACTTCAATAATGCTGAAAATTTTGTGGACGAAAATGAAGCTAATGAAGCTGTAAAACTGGTTTTGGAAAATATTATGACCGTTACCAACAGATATGGTTTGACGGATAACAAGACGCATCTTTGCGGTTTCAGCCAAGGCGGAATGATTGCTTATTCTCTGGCTTTACAATATCCGGATTTGTTCTCGAAAATAGCTTGTCTAAGTTCTTATCCAGAAGAGAAGCTTCTGAAAAACATTGTGAAAGAAAAAAAGAAATTAGAAAATCTGCGTTTCTTTATTTCTCACGGGACAGACGATGCTGTGATTCCTTTGGAATGGGGCAGAAAAGCAGCAGACCTTTTATATGATTTGAGTGCTTATTTTTCGTTTAGAGAATATATGTCCGGACACGGCGTGAATCAGAAAAATTATCTCGATTTGATGGAATTTTTTAAGAAATAAAATAAAAATCCCGAACATTAATTCTGTTCGGGATTTTTTATGTTTTGAATTAAATTTCGAATTAAGAATTCATCAGGTCTTCGATTTCTTCCACAGTAATTGGAATATTCGCCATCAAATTAAATGGTTTTCCGGAAGACTGAATCACATAATCGTCCTCAATTCTCACGCCGAATCCTTCTGCCGGAATATAGAAACCTGGTTCGTTGGTAAACACCATATTTTCAACAAAATCATCTGTTAAGATTCCGTAATCGTGCGTATCCAATCCCATATGATGAGAAGTTCCGTGCATCATAAATTTTTTGTAAGCTGGCCATTTTGGGTCTTCATTTTGGACATCAGCTTTATCAATCAATCCCAGTTGAAGCAATTCGGTAGTATAAACCTCACCCATTTCTTTATGGAATCTGTACCAGTTATTTCCTGCAACCAATCTATCTTCAGCCTCAATTTTACATCTTAAAACCGAGTTGTAAATTTCCTTTTGTCTTTCCGAATACTTTCCGCTCACTGGAATCGTTCTGGTCAAATCACTGGAGTAATTCGCATATTCTGCACCAACATCCAAAAGAATCAAATCGCCTTCTTTGCATTGCATATTATTGGCGATATAATGAAGAACATTCGCATTATTTCCACTTGCAATAATTGGCGTATAAGCAAAACCTCTACTTCTGTTTCTTACAAACTCGTGGATCAGTTCCGCTTCGATTTCGTATTCCCAAACGTTGGGTTTGATGAAATTCAGTAATCTTCTGATTCCTTTTTCCGTGATATTACACGCATTTTGAATCAAGGCTAATTCTTCTGGTTCTTTGATGCTTCTCAAACGCTGAAGAATTGGATTGCTCCTTTTATAATTATGCATCGGGAAATCCGACTGTATTTTTTTGATGAATCGGTCTTCTCTCAACTCCGTTTCTACAGCATTTCTGTAATGTTCATTCTTATTCAGATAAACATTTTCAGCTTCGTACATCAGATTTTTGAAGACTTTATCAAAATCGCTCAACCAATAAACCGTCTTGATTCCGGAAGTTTCAAAAGCTTGATTTTTGTCTAATTTTTCACCTTCCCAGACCGCAATGTGATCGTTGGTTTCTCTTAAAAATAATATCTCACGATTTTCTTCCAAATAAGCATCAGGGAAAATCACCAAAATACTTTCTTCCTGGTCTACTCCACTCAGATAAAAAATATCACGATGCTGTTGGAAAGGCATTGTAGAATCTGCACTGATGGGATAGATATCGTTGGAATTGAAAACGGCCAAAGATTTTGGTAACAATTGTTCTGCAAACTTCTTTCTGTTTTTCACAAAAAGAGAACTTGGAATCTGTTCGTATTTTGTTGTCATTATAAAATGGATTTGAATTACAATTTCCTATCAAATAAGAAATTAATTAAAGTGATCCAAATTTACAAAACATAGCTGTGCAAAGGAGAAACTTAACCATAAATTTTTCATAAAATACGATTTAACATAATATTCACAGCATTTTTACTTATATTTGGAATGCAATATATTCTAGATGAAAGTAAAATACAGAATCATACTTGTTTTTTCTTTGATTATCCTTAGTTTTCTTAGCTATAAAGTGAGTATGGAAAAAGCCAATTCGGATATAAAGTTGCCCAAACTCGCCCTTAATTATAATCTCCAAAAAGATATTATTTACAAAAATACGTCTGAAAATCAGCCATTAAAACTGGACATTTATCAGCCTAAAAATCTTACAACTAAATCTCCTGTTGTTATCTTCATCCACGGTGGTGCCTGGGTTATTGGTGATAAAGAAATTGTTGCACAAAATTACAGAGCGTATGTTTTGGAGGAACTTGTGGACAACAATTACACGGTTATCAGTATCAATTTTACGAATATTAATAATGAAACGCATCTAGATAAAACTTTGCAGGATTGTACAGATGTTCTGAAATGGATCCAGGATAATTCTGAAGAATATCAATTAGACATTAATAACATTGGGGTTTGGGGCGGATCTTCCGGTGCTCACATTGCAATGTTGACCGCTTATAATCAGCAAAACAATATCATTTCCGGATTTCCAAAACTGAAATATGTAGTCAATTTTTTCGGACCATCTGACTTGAATGAGCTTTTCAAAACCGATGCTAATAAGTTACTTTTGAAAGCTTTTAAAATGTCTTATCCGAAAACTTACAACATAAGAAAACAAAAAATAAAGCAGTTGACAGGCTTCGATATTAATACTCAAAAAGAAGAAGCCATCAAGAAAAGCAAAGAATTCTCTCCGGTGACTTACATTACAAAACAAACTGTACCAACTTTGATTTTTCACGGAACCAGCGATAGTACTGTGGATATTTCACAATCTCAATTATTGGCAGATGCATTGGAAAAAAACAAAATTTATCATCAATATTTTGTTTTGGACAATGCGAAACACGCTTTTAGTAATATCAATTTGGATGAAGCTAAAGATGTCGCAAAAAAAACTTTAGAATTCATAAAATTACAGACCAAATATGTACAATAATTGGTTTAAATTTTTTCTCTTTAGAAAATCATTATTTTTACTTTCAGTTTTGGCAGCTGTTGTTTTGAATGCGCAAATTACTTTTAAAATTGTAGAACTTCCTGAGAATACAAATCAAAATCCGAAGCTATTTCTGGCTTCTAATCTTAACAATTGGAATCCGAATGATAGCCAGTTTGAGTTCAAAAAAGATCTGGAAGGTTCATATACATTAACGATTCCTACTCCATCCCAGAAAATAGAATATAAAATCACGCAAGGCAATTGGGAAACTGCTGAAGATTCTCAAAACAGAACTTTGGAAGTTTCTAATTCTTCAAAAACTGTTGAATTAAAAATCCAAAACTGGACGCAGCCAAAAGAGAAAAAGCATACCGCGACTTCTAATGTAAAAATCTTAAGTGAGAATTTTAAAATTCCGCAACTCAATACGACGAGAAAAATCTGGATTTACCTTCCACCTGATTACAAAAAATCCAACAAAAGATATCCTGTGATTTATATGCACGATGGACAGAATCTTTTTGATGAATTCACAAGTTTTTCCGGAGAATGGAGCGTGGATGAAACACTAAATGAAATCTTTTCTGAGACTGGAGAGTCTGCAATCGTCATAGGAATCGACAATGGTGGAGAAACCAGACTGGCAGAATATTCGCCGTGGAATAATGCAAAATATAAAACGAAAGGCGAAGGCGATTTGTATCTGGA encodes:
- a CDS encoding alpha/beta hydrolase, translating into MKVKYRIILVFSLIILSFLSYKVSMEKANSDIKLPKLALNYNLQKDIIYKNTSENQPLKLDIYQPKNLTTKSPVVIFIHGGAWVIGDKEIVAQNYRAYVLEELVDNNYTVISINFTNINNETHLDKTLQDCTDVLKWIQDNSEEYQLDINNIGVWGGSSGAHIAMLTAYNQQNNIISGFPKLKYVVNFFGPSDLNELFKTDANKLLLKAFKMSYPKTYNIRKQKIKQLTGFDINTQKEEAIKKSKEFSPVTYITKQTVPTLIFHGTSDSTVDISQSQLLADALEKNKIYHQYFVLDNAKHAFSNINLDEAKDVAKKTLEFIKLQTKYVQ
- a CDS encoding aminopeptidase P family protein — encoded protein: MTTKYEQIPSSLFVKNRKKFAEQLLPKSLAVFNSNDIYPISADSTMPFQQHRDIFYLSGVDQEESILVIFPDAYLEENREILFLRETNDHIAVWEGEKLDKNQAFETSGIKTVYWLSDFDKVFKNLMYEAENVYLNKNEHYRNAVETELREDRFIKKIQSDFPMHNYKRSNPILQRLRSIKEPEELALIQNACNITEKGIRRLLNFIKPNVWEYEIEAELIHEFVRNRSRGFAYTPIIASGNNANVLHYIANNMQCKEGDLILLDVGAEYANYSSDLTRTIPVSGKYSERQKEIYNSVLRCKIEAEDRLVAGNNWYRFHKEMGEVYTTELLQLGLIDKADVQNEDPKWPAYKKFMMHGTSHHMGLDTHDYGILTDDFVENMVFTNEPGFYIPAEGFGVRIEDDYVIQSSGKPFNLMANIPITVEEIEDLMNS
- a CDS encoding alpha/beta hydrolase, with protein sequence MYNNWFKFFLFRKSLFLLSVLAAVVLNAQITFKIVELPENTNQNPKLFLASNLNNWNPNDSQFEFKKDLEGSYTLTIPTPSQKIEYKITQGNWETAEDSQNRTLEVSNSSKTVELKIQNWTQPKEKKHTATSNVKILSENFKIPQLNTTRKIWIYLPPDYKKSNKRYPVIYMHDGQNLFDEFTSFSGEWSVDETLNEIFSETGESAIVIGIDNGGETRLAEYSPWNNAKYKTKGEGDLYLEFLTKTLKPYIDKTYRTQKQASKTLVMGSSMGGLISLYASVKYPKVFGKAGIFSPAFWFVSKDLKAYLNKNQSNLRNSKFYFVAGKNEDETMVPEIETVNKSLLKKSVPEKNIVVKIDEDGTHSENYWKRELKQALIWLMKS
- a CDS encoding acyl-CoA desaturase, coding for MAVIIFIIVLWYSGLFFQTFFLHRYAAHQTFKMSKFGEKLCYVLTWVTQGSNYLSAYGYGVMHRLHHAYADTEKDPHSPKYDANLFAMMWRTKKIYQQINDQKAKIEEKFTKNVPQWRGFDRFASSWGSRIGWAVLYTVFFYFFATAWWQWLLLPVAYMMAPIHGVIINWFGHIYGYVNFKVSDTSKNLLRFDWLMMGEAYHNNHHKHGGRANFGGVRWHEIDVTYCIMILLDKMKLIKLNPVAVVKREI
- a CDS encoding isopenicillin N synthase family dioxygenase; this translates as MDKIPSVDLRDFLSDNPERKQKFVNEIGKAYEEIGFVALKGHFLDDQLVDNLYGEVKNFFQLPTETKLKYEIPGIGGQRGYVGFGKETAKGFKKGDLKEFWHFGQYVSDDSKYKSEYPDNVIVEELPKFNEVGKETYQMLEKTGKYVLRALALYLDLDEFYFDDKIAEGNSILRPIHYPPITEEPNDAVRAAAHGDINLITLLMGSQGKGLQVQNHKGEWIDAIAEPDELMINVGDMLSRHTNNKLKSTIHRVVNPPRELWGTSRYSIPFFMHPVSDMPLNALENCVDENNPKLYPDATAGEFLRERLIELGLIKI
- a CDS encoding alpha/beta hydrolase; translated protein: MDLQYLVREPQNITPETPVLFLLHGYGSNEEDLFSFVPTLPEDWLVISFRAPKNSSYGGYAWFDIDFNNAENFVDENEANEAVKLVLENIMTVTNRYGLTDNKTHLCGFSQGGMIAYSLALQYPDLFSKIACLSSYPEEKLLKNIVKEKKKLENLRFFISHGTDDAVIPLEWGRKAADLLYDLSAYFSFREYMSGHGVNQKNYLDLMEFFKK